A genomic segment from Ruegeria sp. TM1040 encodes:
- the rsmI gene encoding 16S rRNA (cytidine(1402)-2'-O)-methyltransferase, producing the protein MNHKIVSLPPGLYFVATPIGTARDITLRALDILASADVIAAEDTRSMRKLLDIHGVPLGDRPVVAYHDHSGTGARARLMADLAAGKSVAYASEAGMPMIADPGYDLSREAARAGHLVTAAPGASAALCALTLAGLPTDAFFFAGFLPNASGARRKRLQEVGNIPGTLVFYESPKRVAASLADMAEVLGARDAALCRELTKKFEEVRRGPLAELASGLADAPVKGEIVILVDRQRAATVTAADLEADLRAALRENSVKDAAAIVAEAHGEPRRKIYQQALQIAREDQG; encoded by the coding sequence GTGAATCATAAAATCGTCAGTTTACCGCCGGGGTTGTACTTCGTCGCAACGCCCATCGGCACGGCCCGTGACATCACGTTGCGTGCGCTTGACATATTGGCGTCCGCCGATGTGATTGCAGCCGAAGACACACGTTCGATGCGCAAGTTGCTCGACATCCACGGGGTCCCGCTCGGGGATCGTCCGGTGGTGGCCTATCACGACCATTCCGGCACGGGCGCGCGGGCGCGCCTGATGGCGGATCTCGCGGCGGGCAAGTCGGTGGCCTATGCATCCGAGGCAGGTATGCCGATGATTGCAGACCCGGGGTATGATCTGAGCCGCGAGGCCGCGCGGGCTGGCCATCTGGTCACCGCCGCACCGGGGGCATCGGCGGCGCTTTGTGCGCTCACATTGGCGGGGCTGCCGACAGATGCGTTTTTCTTTGCAGGCTTTTTGCCGAACGCCAGCGGGGCGCGGCGCAAACGACTGCAGGAGGTCGGAAATATCCCCGGCACGCTCGTTTTCTACGAATCACCCAAGCGCGTTGCCGCGTCGCTGGCCGATATGGCAGAGGTCCTTGGCGCGCGCGACGCGGCCCTCTGTCGTGAGCTTACCAAAAAATTTGAAGAGGTGCGCCGAGGGCCGCTTGCTGAGCTTGCCTCCGGGCTTGCCGACGCACCGGTAAAGGGTGAAATCGTGATCCTCGTCGACCGCCAGCGCGCGGCGACAGTCACGGCTGCTGATCTGGAGGCGGATCTGCGCGCCGCGTTGCGGGAGAACTCTGTCAAGGACGCAGCAGCGATTGTCGCCGAAGCCCATGGTGAGCCGCGACGCAAAATCTATCAACAAGCGCTGCAGATTGCGCGCGAAGATCAAGGATAG
- a CDS encoding YraN family protein produces the protein MTQDARARGQNAHFAGAAAEEIAIRAYLARGLTLVKSRWRGPHGEIDLILRDGETVIFAEVKSSTTRDKAAARIKPAQMQRVFNSAGAFLEGEPLGQLTPARLDVVLVWGAGEVEIIENAYGHG, from the coding sequence ATGACGCAGGACGCACGCGCAAGAGGGCAGAACGCTCATTTTGCGGGCGCGGCTGCCGAAGAGATCGCGATCCGCGCCTATCTGGCGCGAGGTCTTACGCTTGTGAAGAGTCGCTGGCGCGGCCCGCATGGCGAAATCGATCTGATCCTTCGAGACGGAGAGACCGTGATCTTCGCCGAAGTGAAATCCAGCACCACCCGCGACAAAGCCGCGGCACGCATCAAACCCGCGCAGATGCAGCGGGTTTTCAACAGCGCGGGTGCCTTTCTTGAGGGCGAACCCTTGGGCCAACTGACTCCGGCGCGGTTGGATGTTGTGCTGGTTTGGGGCGCGGGCGAGGTGGAGATTATCGAAAATGCCTATGGCCACGGCTGA
- the gshB gene encoding glutathione synthase, translating to MKIAFQMDPIMGVDVNADSSFRLAEEAQKRGHELFYYSPDQLAYQEGRITARGHDMVVQRVEGTPATLGELREVDLADFDVIWLRQDPPFDMHYITSTHLLDRLKGQALVVNDPFWVRNYPEKLLVLNFPDLTPPTTIARDLETIKAFKAKHGDVILKPLYGNGGAGVFRLDANDRNLSSLHELFTGFSREPLIVQKFLPDVSNGDKRVILVDGEPVGAINRVPAAGETRSNMHVGGRPEKIGLTERDLEICAAIGPLLKEKGQVFVGIDVIGDYLTEINVTSPTGIQELERFNGVNIAEKVWEAIEARVA from the coding sequence ATGAAAATCGCATTTCAGATGGACCCGATCATGGGCGTCGATGTGAACGCCGACAGCAGCTTTCGCCTTGCGGAAGAGGCGCAGAAACGCGGTCACGAGCTGTTCTATTACAGCCCCGATCAGCTTGCCTACCAGGAAGGGCGCATCACGGCGCGCGGGCATGACATGGTGGTGCAACGTGTCGAGGGCACGCCGGCGACGCTCGGAGAGCTGCGGGAGGTAGACCTGGCAGATTTCGACGTGATCTGGCTGCGCCAGGATCCGCCGTTTGACATGCATTACATCACCTCGACGCATCTTTTGGATCGTCTGAAGGGCCAGGCGCTTGTGGTCAATGATCCCTTCTGGGTGCGCAACTACCCTGAGAAACTGCTGGTTCTGAACTTCCCTGATCTCACGCCGCCGACGACGATTGCGCGCGATCTTGAGACCATCAAGGCCTTCAAGGCCAAACATGGCGATGTGATCCTGAAGCCGCTCTACGGTAATGGTGGTGCCGGGGTGTTCCGTCTGGATGCCAATGACCGCAACTTGTCGTCGCTGCATGAGCTCTTTACCGGCTTCAGCCGCGAGCCTCTCATTGTGCAGAAATTCCTCCCGGATGTTTCAAATGGTGACAAGCGCGTCATCCTCGTCGACGGAGAGCCTGTGGGCGCCATCAACCGCGTGCCCGCGGCGGGCGAGACACGGTCCAACATGCATGTGGGCGGGCGGCCTGAAAAAATCGGGCTCACGGAGCGCGATCTGGAGATCTGTGCCGCGATTGGACCGCTCCTCAAGGAGAAGGGGCAGGTGTTTGTCGGCATCGACGTGATCGGCGATTATCTGACAGAGATCAACGTGACCTCTCCGACCGGAATTCAGGAGCTTGAGCGCTTTAACGGCGTCAATATCGCGGAAAAAGTCTGGGAGGCGATTGAGGCGCGCGTTGCGTGA
- a CDS encoding alpha/beta hydrolase fold domain-containing protein — translation MSLALDLLLVGLRHVVRPRLRRAHGPLEARRAFDRAAAVTFRAPPFLCRIKDRAGLDRIHCGPRLHGKIILYFHGGGYVAGGPHTHAAMLGQLSGLSQLEVCAPAYPLAPEHPFPAAFEGAVASWEHLMAAGYAPSDVVLGGDSAGGGLALALLSYLCHAATPPAAAFAMSPWCDLSLSGDSLQGNAERDPLLPAERIRELVGYILPEGADDTDPRVSPLFAEFPTCPPVLLQYSETEILFDDCRRMAERLRGFDADVLERRHPRAPHVWHLFQGWVPEARKSLREIADFARAAFTAR, via the coding sequence GTGAGTCTTGCGCTTGATTTGCTATTGGTTGGGCTGCGCCATGTGGTGCGGCCCCGCCTGCGCCGTGCGCATGGCCCGCTAGAGGCGCGCCGAGCCTTTGACCGCGCGGCAGCGGTGACATTCCGGGCGCCGCCCTTCCTTTGTCGCATCAAGGACCGGGCAGGGCTCGACCGGATCCACTGTGGTCCGCGCCTGCATGGCAAAATTATTCTTTATTTTCACGGCGGTGGCTATGTGGCCGGTGGCCCGCATACGCATGCAGCCATGCTCGGGCAGCTGTCAGGGCTTTCACAGCTTGAGGTCTGCGCGCCGGCGTATCCGCTGGCCCCCGAACATCCTTTTCCGGCGGCGTTCGAGGGCGCCGTGGCATCTTGGGAGCATCTGATGGCTGCGGGTTACGCGCCGTCGGATGTGGTGTTGGGCGGCGATTCTGCCGGTGGCGGCCTCGCGCTCGCGCTGCTGTCCTATCTATGCCACGCGGCAACACCGCCTGCGGCCGCGTTTGCGATGTCGCCCTGGTGCGATCTGAGCCTGAGTGGCGACAGCCTGCAGGGCAATGCAGAGCGAGATCCGCTCCTGCCCGCAGAGCGTATCCGGGAACTTGTGGGCTATATCCTGCCCGAAGGCGCCGATGACACGGACCCGCGGGTGTCGCCACTTTTTGCAGAGTTCCCCACCTGCCCGCCGGTCTTGCTGCAGTATAGCGAGACGGAAATCCTGTTTGATGATTGCCGCCGGATGGCAGAGCGCCTCAGGGGTTTTGACGCTGACGTTCTGGAGAGGCGGCATCCCCGCGCACCACATGTCTGGCATCTGTTTCAGGGCTGGGTCCCCGAGGCCCGTAAGTCGCTGAGGGAGATTGCCGATTTTGCACGCGCGGCGTTTACTGCGCGCTAA
- a CDS encoding YifB family Mg chelatase-like AAA ATPase, with translation MISRAQTVAFQGVEACPVEVQCAVAPGLPAFSIVGLPDKAVSEARDRVRSALAVMSIALPAKRITINLSPADLPKEGSHFDLPIAVALLTALEILPPEAAEETLSLGELSLDGTLVAITGALPAALTAAEQQRTLLCPKSSSAEAAWVEAATVIGAASLSDVIRHFTGQGVLAPAQPGEVLDDPLEKDLADVKGQEGPRRALEIAAAGRHHLLMSGPPGAGKSMLAARLPSILPPLSPGEALETSMIQSICGLIKAGGVSRARPFRAPHHTASMAAIVGGGRRAHPGEISLAHNGVLFLDELPEFARAVLETLRQPLETGDVMVARANAHVRYPSRFMLVAAANPCRCGYLTDPARACPRAPGCGADYMGRISGPLMDRFDLRIEVEPVAFADLERSRPGESSASVASRVAQARALQGERYAACDGTHTNADAEGEMLEKVAELGTDSRALLLQAAEQFGLSARGYHRVLRVARTIADLDAEAQIARDHVAEALSYRLPS, from the coding sequence ATGATTTCACGTGCACAAACTGTTGCATTTCAAGGTGTTGAAGCCTGTCCGGTTGAGGTTCAATGTGCCGTCGCCCCAGGGCTTCCGGCGTTTTCCATCGTGGGCCTTCCCGATAAGGCCGTCAGCGAAGCCCGCGACCGGGTGCGATCAGCCTTGGCGGTCATGTCGATTGCCTTGCCCGCGAAACGGATCACCATCAACCTATCGCCAGCCGATCTCCCCAAAGAGGGCAGCCATTTTGATCTTCCAATCGCAGTCGCATTGCTGACGGCCCTGGAAATCTTGCCACCGGAAGCTGCCGAGGAGACCCTCTCGCTTGGTGAGCTGTCGCTGGATGGAACCTTGGTCGCAATCACCGGCGCCTTGCCCGCCGCCTTAACAGCCGCCGAACAACAGCGCACGCTGCTCTGCCCCAAAAGCTCCAGCGCCGAGGCAGCCTGGGTCGAAGCTGCAACCGTAATTGGTGCGGCGTCGCTCTCAGACGTAATCCGCCATTTCACCGGACAAGGCGTCCTTGCACCCGCCCAGCCGGGCGAGGTGTTGGATGACCCGCTCGAGAAGGATCTCGCCGATGTCAAAGGCCAGGAGGGTCCGCGCCGTGCGCTCGAGATTGCCGCTGCTGGACGCCATCACCTGCTGATGAGCGGCCCACCAGGCGCGGGGAAATCCATGCTTGCGGCGCGGCTGCCCTCGATCCTACCACCGCTTTCGCCCGGGGAGGCGCTGGAGACGTCGATGATCCAATCCATCTGTGGCCTGATCAAAGCCGGGGGCGTCAGCCGCGCGCGCCCGTTTCGCGCGCCTCATCACACCGCCTCCATGGCGGCCATCGTGGGGGGCGGGCGTCGTGCGCACCCCGGAGAGATCAGCCTCGCGCATAATGGAGTGCTGTTTCTCGACGAGTTGCCGGAATTTGCGCGCGCCGTCCTTGAGACCCTTCGGCAACCGCTGGAAACGGGTGACGTGATGGTGGCCCGCGCCAATGCTCATGTGCGCTATCCAAGCCGCTTCATGCTTGTGGCAGCGGCCAACCCCTGCCGTTGTGGCTATCTGACCGACCCTGCCCGCGCCTGCCCCCGCGCGCCGGGGTGCGGTGCGGATTACATGGGCCGGATTTCAGGGCCGTTGATGGACCGGTTTGACCTGCGCATCGAGGTCGAGCCCGTCGCCTTTGCCGATCTCGAACGCAGTCGCCCCGGCGAGAGCTCTGCCAGTGTTGCGAGCCGCGTTGCGCAAGCGCGCGCGCTTCAGGGGGAACGCTATGCCGCCTGCGACGGCACCCATACCAATGCGGATGCAGAGGGTGAGATGCTGGAAAAAGTCGCAGAGCTGGGCACCGACAGTCGCGCGCTCCTGCTCCAAGCTGCCGAGCAGTTTGGCCTGAGTGCGCGCGGCTATCACCGGGTCTTGCGCGTTGCCCGCACCATTGCGGATCTGGATGCCGAAGCGCAGATCGCCCGCGATCATGTAGCCGAGGCACTGTCCTACCGCCTGCCCAGTTAG
- a CDS encoding glutathione S-transferase family protein, with amino-acid sequence MTYTLYIADRMYSSWSLRGWLMLEKFSLPYDTRLVGLYNGTMAQDLAEVAPARLVPTLVLPDGTVVGETMAMAETLAERHPEAGLWPASEASRATARWLCAEMAAGFEALRSACPMQLGHIWQGFEPSEAVLNDLSRLEKLFAHARAVSGHARGPLFGAYSLADVFYTPVAARVIGFDLPVSTETRAYCVELLSDPAVLAWQAEARKVHYDPEPYALDLERKPWAL; translated from the coding sequence ATGACATACACACTCTATATTGCAGATCGCATGTATTCCAGCTGGTCTTTGCGCGGCTGGCTCATGCTCGAGAAGTTCTCCCTGCCCTACGACACGCGGCTGGTGGGACTCTACAACGGAACCATGGCGCAGGACCTTGCCGAGGTTGCACCGGCTCGATTGGTGCCCACGCTGGTCCTGCCGGATGGCACCGTGGTTGGCGAAACCATGGCCATGGCTGAGACCCTCGCCGAGCGTCACCCCGAAGCCGGGCTCTGGCCCGCATCAGAAGCCAGTCGGGCCACGGCGCGCTGGCTCTGCGCAGAGATGGCGGCGGGGTTTGAGGCCTTGCGGTCGGCCTGCCCCATGCAGCTTGGTCATATCTGGCAGGGATTTGAGCCTTCGGAGGCCGTTCTCAACGATCTAAGCCGACTGGAGAAACTCTTCGCCCACGCGCGTGCGGTCTCTGGCCACGCACGGGGCCCTCTTTTTGGCGCTTATAGCCTTGCCGATGTATTCTACACCCCAGTTGCGGCACGGGTCATCGGATTTGACCTCCCGGTCTCTACAGAAACCCGCGCCTACTGCGTGGAGCTTCTGAGCGATCCCGCGGTGCTTGCGTGGCAGGCGGAAGCGCGCAAAGTCCACTACGACCCGGAACCCTATGCGCTGGATCTGGAGCGCAAACCCTGGGCGCTGTGA
- a CDS encoding histidine phosphatase family protein, whose translation MITRFHMIRHGPTHAKSMVGWSDLPADLSDAAMLSRLSRALPDTAVVISSDLSRAVATADAIQGSRTRLPHTSDLREIHFGDWELRRWSEIDAEDPDHIRAFWEKPGDVAPPNGESWNRLMQRVSRQFDRLAETYRGQDVVVVGHFGQILCQVQRALGLTATEAFAHKIDNLSLSRIDHESTGWSAGAINQIL comes from the coding sequence ATGATCACGCGTTTTCACATGATACGCCATGGCCCGACCCACGCCAAATCCATGGTGGGCTGGTCGGATTTACCCGCAGACCTCTCGGATGCGGCGATGCTGTCTCGGCTGTCGCGCGCCCTCCCCGACACGGCGGTGGTTATTTCGTCAGATCTGAGCCGGGCCGTTGCCACGGCAGATGCGATCCAGGGATCACGCACCCGCCTGCCCCATACCTCAGATTTGCGCGAAATCCATTTTGGAGATTGGGAACTGCGCCGTTGGAGCGAGATCGACGCCGAGGACCCGGACCACATTCGCGCCTTTTGGGAGAAGCCCGGAGACGTCGCCCCCCCAAATGGCGAGAGTTGGAACAGGCTGATGCAACGGGTCTCACGACAGTTCGACAGGCTTGCAGAGACCTACAGAGGTCAGGATGTTGTTGTCGTGGGCCACTTCGGCCAGATCCTCTGTCAGGTGCAACGCGCCCTGGGCCTCACGGCGACCGAGGCTTTTGCCCACAAAATCGACAACCTGTCCCTGAGCCGGATAGATCACGAGAGCACGGGATGGAGTGCCGGAGCGATCAATCAAATTTTGTGA
- the cobU gene encoding bifunctional adenosylcobinamide kinase/adenosylcobinamide-phosphate guanylyltransferase: MLNAPTTLRIRKLASKVTIILGGAASGKSAFAEQACVKTGKSRVYWATSQIFDSEMQEKVARHVDQRGAGWTTIEEPYEAKTALGAAQSQDVLLMDCATMWLTNHLLAENDLEKETRVLLEAIKDCPAEVVIVTNETGLGIVPENALARRFREAQGRLNIALAAAADTVVLVAAGLPMTLKGTT; this comes from the coding sequence ATGCTCAACGCGCCTACAACTCTGAGGATACGCAAATTGGCCAGCAAAGTCACAATCATTCTCGGCGGCGCAGCGTCGGGCAAATCTGCGTTTGCTGAGCAAGCTTGTGTTAAGACAGGGAAAAGCAGGGTTTACTGGGCGACTTCACAAATATTTGACTCTGAAATGCAGGAGAAGGTCGCCCGCCATGTCGATCAGCGTGGCGCCGGCTGGACCACAATCGAAGAGCCCTATGAAGCCAAAACGGCGCTTGGCGCCGCTCAATCTCAGGATGTTCTCTTGATGGATTGTGCGACCATGTGGCTCACCAACCATCTGCTTGCGGAAAATGACCTCGAGAAAGAGACCCGCGTCCTGCTGGAGGCGATCAAGGACTGCCCCGCCGAAGTTGTCATCGTCACCAACGAGACCGGTCTTGGGATTGTTCCCGAGAATGCGCTGGCACGGCGGTTTCGCGAGGCGCAGGGACGCTTGAATATTGCGCTCGCCGCTGCGGCGGACACGGTGGTCTTGGTCGCAGCAGGGCTGCCAATGACGCTGAAAGGCACGACATGA
- a CDS encoding RNA polymerase factor sigma-32, translating into MALDETTKNPLPKQAMKAELLDAETELALAYAWRDEKDVQALHRLITAYMRLAVSMASKFRRYGAPMNDLIQEAGLGLMKAAEKFDPDRGVRFSTYAVWWIKASIQDYVMRNWSMVRTGSTSSQKSLFFNMRRVQAQLEREAAGEGVELDRHKLMQMVAEEIGVPLRDVEMMDGRLAGADFSLNAVQSADEDGREWIDALEDDSEQAADRVEADHDRRQLREWLLSALNGLNERERFIVRERKLREEARTLESLGNELGLSKERVRQLEAAAFSKMRKSLEGQSREVQNFLA; encoded by the coding sequence ATGGCACTGGACGAGACCACCAAGAACCCCCTCCCGAAGCAGGCCATGAAAGCCGAGCTTCTGGATGCAGAGACGGAATTGGCGTTGGCCTACGCATGGCGCGATGAGAAGGACGTGCAGGCGCTCCATCGTCTGATCACAGCCTACATGCGGCTCGCAGTGTCGATGGCGTCAAAATTCCGCCGCTATGGCGCCCCGATGAATGATCTCATCCAAGAGGCAGGGCTTGGCCTGATGAAGGCGGCAGAGAAATTTGATCCCGACCGCGGCGTGCGGTTCTCGACCTACGCGGTCTGGTGGATCAAGGCGTCCATTCAGGACTACGTGATGCGCAACTGGTCGATGGTGCGCACTGGCTCGACCTCCTCGCAGAAGTCCCTGTTCTTCAACATGCGCCGTGTGCAGGCGCAACTCGAGCGCGAGGCAGCCGGCGAAGGCGTGGAACTCGACCGTCACAAGCTGATGCAGATGGTTGCAGAAGAGATCGGCGTGCCGCTGCGCGATGTCGAGATGATGGACGGCCGCCTCGCGGGTGCTGATTTCTCGCTGAACGCAGTGCAGTCGGCAGACGAGGACGGGCGCGAGTGGATCGACGCCTTGGAAGATGACAGCGAACAGGCTGCGGACCGCGTGGAGGCCGATCATGATCGTCGCCAGCTGCGCGAGTGGCTGCTCTCGGCGCTGAATGGTCTCAATGAGCGCGAGCGCTTTATCGTGCGCGAGCGCAAACTGAGAGAAGAGGCGCGCACTCTGGAGAGCCTCGGCAATGAATTGGGACTGTCAAAAGAGCGCGTGCGTCAGCTGGAAGCCGCCGCCTTCTCAAAGATGAGAAAGAGCCTTGAAGGTCAGTCCCGTGAGGTGCAGAACTTCCTTGCATGA
- a CDS encoding ChaN family lipoprotein, which produces MRNMHFRRGPGGRQFHLAAVLALLPFITNAQALAETKLAHIIEEAKQADVVLLGEIHDNPAHHKVQSEVIAEIAPVAVVWEMLTEDQAARLTPDALSDPAGLGEVLDWGESGWPAFAMYQPLFEAAPEAQHWGAAVPRSVARDAVAKGAVAFFGVEDAARFGLDLALSQEEQAAREAEQQAAHCNALPYDLLPGMVEVQRLRDATLARVALLAREAAPAGAEGPVVIVTGNGHARLDRGAPVYLRYAAPDLDLLSLGQAEDGQIRGEFDLVRNAAPIARPDPCAAFY; this is translated from the coding sequence ATGAGGAATATGCATTTTAGGCGCGGACCTGGAGGTCGGCAATTTCATCTGGCAGCAGTTCTTGCACTTTTGCCTTTTATTACAAACGCCCAAGCGCTTGCGGAGACAAAGCTGGCGCATATCATCGAGGAAGCCAAGCAGGCCGATGTGGTCTTGCTTGGCGAGATCCACGACAACCCGGCGCATCACAAGGTCCAGTCCGAGGTGATAGCTGAAATTGCGCCTGTGGCGGTGGTCTGGGAGATGCTCACCGAGGATCAGGCGGCGCGACTTACGCCGGATGCGCTATCGGACCCGGCAGGGTTGGGCGAGGTGCTCGACTGGGGCGAAAGCGGTTGGCCCGCGTTTGCTATGTATCAGCCTCTGTTTGAGGCGGCCCCGGAGGCGCAGCATTGGGGCGCGGCGGTCCCGCGGTCGGTGGCGCGAGACGCCGTTGCCAAGGGGGCGGTCGCGTTTTTCGGGGTAGAGGATGCGGCCCGCTTTGGGCTGGATCTGGCACTGTCTCAAGAGGAACAAGCTGCGCGCGAGGCCGAGCAGCAAGCGGCGCATTGCAATGCATTGCCCTATGATCTTCTCCCTGGAATGGTGGAGGTGCAGCGGCTCCGGGACGCGACGCTGGCTCGTGTGGCGCTTCTTGCGCGCGAGGCCGCACCTGCGGGCGCTGAAGGGCCCGTCGTCATTGTGACGGGCAACGGACACGCGCGGCTCGATCGTGGAGCGCCGGTGTATCTGCGCTACGCGGCACCCGACCTTGATCTCTTGTCTCTGGGGCAAGCCGAGGATGGGCAGATCCGAGGCGAGTTTGATCTCGTCCGGAATGCGGCGCCCATCGCACGCCCTGATCCCTGCGCGGCCTTTTACTGA
- the coaBC gene encoding bifunctional phosphopantothenoylcysteine decarboxylase/phosphopantothenate--cysteine ligase CoaBC — MLSGKHILLIIGGGIAAYKSLELIRRLQDQGARVTPVLTRAGEEFVTPLSVSALAGNAVHRDLFDLTAEAEMGHIQLSRSADLLVVAPATADLMAKMAQGHANDLASTLLLATDTPILLAPAMNVRMWEHPATQRNLTQLKNDGVSVVGPNEGGMACGEYGAGRLAEPEEIIAAITTRLAAGPLAGKRIIVTSGPTHEPIDPVRYIANRSSGAQGTALARALRALGAEVVFITGPATVRPPEGVQVVPVETASDMHAAVQAALPADAGVFAAAVADWRVASASDRKLKKTKDGMPRLAFEENPDILREVASQTQDRPGLVVGFAAETNDVVEHATAKRLRKGCDWIVANDVSPATGIMGGAENAVILITAEGEEHWPRMPKDQVAQRLAEKIAATLTPPVSGG; from the coding sequence ATGCTGTCAGGAAAACATATTCTGCTGATCATTGGCGGTGGGATTGCAGCCTATAAGTCTCTGGAACTGATCCGGCGACTGCAGGATCAGGGCGCGCGGGTGACGCCGGTTCTGACCCGCGCCGGAGAGGAATTCGTCACCCCTCTGTCTGTTTCCGCGCTTGCGGGGAACGCCGTGCACCGAGATTTGTTTGACCTCACCGCCGAGGCGGAAATGGGCCACATCCAGCTCTCGCGGAGTGCCGATCTTCTGGTGGTGGCTCCGGCGACGGCTGATCTGATGGCGAAGATGGCGCAGGGTCATGCAAATGACCTCGCCTCCACCTTGTTGCTGGCGACGGATACGCCGATTTTGTTGGCGCCCGCGATGAATGTGCGGATGTGGGAGCATCCTGCTACGCAGCGCAACCTCACCCAGCTCAAAAATGACGGTGTTTCCGTGGTCGGCCCGAATGAAGGCGGAATGGCCTGCGGTGAGTATGGCGCCGGGCGACTGGCCGAGCCGGAGGAGATCATCGCGGCAATCACCACGCGTCTTGCTGCCGGGCCGCTCGCGGGCAAGCGCATCATCGTAACTTCCGGTCCCACTCACGAGCCCATCGACCCGGTGCGGTATATCGCCAACCGATCCTCCGGGGCGCAGGGCACGGCGTTGGCCCGTGCTCTGCGGGCACTGGGGGCGGAGGTGGTCTTTATCACGGGCCCTGCAACGGTGCGCCCGCCGGAGGGGGTGCAGGTGGTGCCCGTTGAAACCGCCAGCGACATGCACGCGGCTGTTCAGGCGGCGCTGCCCGCGGATGCCGGGGTTTTTGCGGCGGCTGTAGCAGACTGGCGCGTGGCCTCCGCTTCTGACCGCAAGCTCAAGAAAACCAAAGACGGCATGCCCCGTCTCGCGTTTGAGGAAAACCCCGACATTCTGCGCGAGGTGGCCTCTCAGACGCAGGATCGTCCCGGCCTTGTGGTTGGCTTCGCCGCCGAAACCAATGATGTTGTCGAACACGCAACGGCAAAACGCCTGCGCAAGGGCTGCGACTGGATTGTTGCCAACGATGTTTCCCCCGCGACTGGCATCATGGGGGGAGCCGAAAACGCCGTGATCTTGATTACCGCCGAGGGCGAAGAGCATTGGCCTCGTATGCCAAAAGACCAGGTGGCGCAGCGCCTGGCGGAAAAAATTGCAGCTACACTCACCCCGCCAGTTTCGGGGGGATAA